Proteins encoded together in one Janthinobacterium tructae window:
- a CDS encoding penicillin-binding protein 1A codes for MTAKRTGFPWPSRRATVRAFIIAGCAALAAAMLLAAYLFLYVRPRLPELDVITDYQPKIPLRVYTADNVLIGEFGEEHRDFVPIAQVPEMMKKALLAIEDSRFYEHHGIDFVRAGGAVLSNLRHGFGHGGGSTITMQVARNFFLTREKVASRKLNEIMLALKIEAALSKEQILELYMNQMYLGQRSFGFGSAAQTYFGKPLSELSIAEMAMLAGLPQNPSRHNPISNPKKAHARQQMVLKRMRELDYISEGQYRQALAQPLHFNTRGKQGFETHAEYVAELARQAVFAQFKEDSYTKGISVYTTILKADQDAAYASTRSNVIAYDQRHGYRGPETFIDMPADPEQRDDAIDAALQKRPDSDGLIAAVVTDVASGKVVADTGDGDAKAITGDGLRFAAPALSSKASAGIKLRPGAVIRISQDAKGNWAITQVPLVAAAFVSLDAETGAYHAMVGGFDYNLQKFNHVTQAWRQPGSAMKPFVYSAALEKGFSPATLINDVPLEMQAGGKVWAPQNDDFKFDGPITMRYALAQSKNVASVRILRALGVSYTHDFLEKFGFDPKRQPSNLTMALGTGSVTPVQMAGAYALFANGGHQVEPYLIDRIVDARGAILMQTKPPAPNDDKTLALDPRNAFVMDSMLREVARTGTGAAATKKLGRNDIAGKTGTTSDAVDGWFAGYGGGIVAVAWMGYDEPKSLGGREFGATLAMPIWIDYMRTALSTRPQITRAVPAGLSQVDGEWLYDEFIDMNGIKTLDMDVETPTDPAAVPETLPLETTN; via the coding sequence TTGACTGCCAAACGAACCGGATTTCCCTGGCCTTCCCGCCGCGCCACCGTGCGCGCCTTCATCATCGCCGGCTGCGCCGCGCTGGCCGCCGCCATGCTGCTGGCCGCTTACCTGTTCCTGTATGTGCGCCCGCGCCTGCCCGAGCTGGACGTCATCACCGACTACCAGCCGAAGATCCCGCTGCGCGTGTACACGGCCGACAATGTGCTGATCGGCGAATTCGGCGAGGAGCACCGCGACTTCGTGCCGATCGCACAGGTGCCGGAAATGATGAAGAAAGCCCTGCTGGCCATCGAGGACAGCCGTTTCTACGAACACCACGGCATCGACTTCGTGCGCGCCGGCGGCGCCGTGCTGTCGAACCTGCGCCACGGCTTCGGCCACGGCGGCGGCTCCACCATCACCATGCAGGTGGCGCGCAACTTCTTCCTGACGCGCGAGAAAGTCGCTTCGCGCAAGCTCAATGAAATCATGCTGGCCCTGAAAATCGAAGCGGCCCTGTCGAAAGAGCAGATTCTCGAGCTGTACATGAACCAGATGTACCTGGGCCAGCGCTCGTTCGGCTTCGGCAGCGCGGCGCAGACCTACTTCGGCAAACCATTGTCCGAACTGTCGATCGCGGAAATGGCCATGCTGGCCGGCTTGCCGCAAAACCCCTCGCGCCACAACCCGATCAGCAATCCGAAGAAGGCGCACGCGCGCCAGCAGATGGTCTTGAAACGCATGCGCGAACTCGATTACATCAGCGAGGGCCAGTACCGGCAGGCGCTGGCGCAGCCGCTGCATTTCAACACCCGCGGCAAGCAGGGTTTCGAGACGCACGCCGAATACGTGGCCGAACTGGCGCGCCAGGCCGTGTTTGCGCAGTTCAAGGAAGACAGCTATACCAAGGGCATCAGCGTCTACACGACGATCCTGAAAGCCGACCAGGACGCGGCCTACGCCTCGACGCGCAGCAACGTCATCGCCTACGACCAGCGCCACGGCTACCGCGGCCCGGAAACGTTCATCGACATGCCGGCTGACCCGGAACAGCGCGACGACGCCATCGATGCTGCGCTACAAAAACGCCCTGACAGCGACGGCCTGATCGCCGCCGTCGTCACGGACGTTGCCAGCGGCAAGGTGGTGGCTGACACGGGCGACGGCGACGCCAAGGCCATCACGGGTGACGGCTTGCGCTTTGCCGCCCCTGCCCTATCAAGCAAAGCGAGCGCCGGCATCAAGCTGCGCCCGGGCGCCGTGATTCGCATCAGCCAGGATGCCAAGGGCAACTGGGCCATCACGCAAGTGCCGCTGGTGGCCGCCGCCTTCGTTTCGCTCGACGCGGAAACGGGCGCCTACCACGCCATGGTGGGCGGCTTCGACTACAATCTGCAAAAGTTCAACCACGTCACGCAAGCCTGGCGCCAGCCCGGTTCGGCCATGAAGCCCTTCGTGTATTCGGCGGCGCTGGAAAAAGGCTTTTCGCCGGCCACCCTGATCAACGACGTGCCCCTGGAAATGCAGGCGGGCGGCAAAGTGTGGGCGCCGCAGAATGACGATTTCAAGTTCGACGGCCCGATCACCATGCGCTATGCGCTGGCGCAATCGAAGAACGTGGCCTCGGTGCGCATCCTGCGAGCGCTGGGCGTGTCATACACGCACGACTTCCTGGAAAAATTCGGCTTCGATCCAAAGCGCCAGCCCAGCAACCTGACCATGGCGCTGGGTACGGGTTCCGTCACGCCCGTGCAGATGGCGGGCGCCTATGCCCTGTTCGCCAATGGCGGCCACCAGGTGGAACCGTATTTGATCGACCGCATCGTCGACGCCAGGGGCGCGATATTGATGCAAACCAAGCCGCCCGCGCCGAACGACGACAAGACCCTGGCATTGGACCCGCGCAACGCCTTCGTGATGGACAGCATGCTGCGCGAAGTGGCCCGCACCGGCACAGGCGCGGCGGCGACGAAAAAACTGGGGCGCAACGACATCGCCGGCAAGACGGGTACCACCAGCGACGCCGTCGACGGCTGGTTCGCCGGCTACGGCGGCGGCATCGTGGCGGTGGCGTGGATGGGCTATGACGAGCCGAAATCGCTGGGCGGACGCGAATTCGGCGCTACCCTGGCCATGCCGATCTGGATCGACTACATGCGCACGGCCCTGTCGACGCGCCCGCAAATCACGCGTGCCGTGCCGGCAGGGCTGAGCCAGGTCGATGGCGAGTGGCTGTACGATGAATTCATCGACATGAACGGGATCAAGACCCTGGATATGGACGTGGAGACGCCGACGGATCCGGCGGCAGTGCCGGAAACGCTGCCGTTGGAAACGACGAACTGA